The genomic interval AGTCGCAATGGGACGATGGCTCAAAAACTTCCGCCGCTCAACCGATATTATCGCCCGCGTTGGTATTGATGAATTTGCCATCTTACTCGCCCCCATCCAAAGCCTAGAAGAAGCCCGTAATATTGCTCAAAAAATCCATCAAGCCCTCAAAGCGCCCTTCAACTTAGATGGGGCTGTCGTCTTTTCGACCACAAGCATTGGGATCGTGATGAGTCAGGTTGGCTATCAACAGCCAGAAGAACTTCTGCGCGCTGCGGATATCGCCATGCACCACGCCAAACTCGAAGGGCGCGGGCAAACCACCGTCTTTGATATCAACATGCAAGAGCGAGCCATCCAGCGCTTGCAGCTTGAAACCGACCTGCAACGAGCCATTAAGCAACAAACCCGCTGGGGAAATTCGCTGCCCTCCCATCCCCCAAGCGCGGCGAGAGCGAACCTTCAGCAGTTACACCTGTACTATCAACCGATTATTTCCCTGAAAACGGGCAGAGTTACCGGATTTGAAGCCCTAGTGCGCTGGACGCATCCCACGCGCGGGGCGGTATCTCCGGCAGAATTTATCCCCATTGCCGAAAAAACGGGTTTAATTATTCCCCTAGGGGAGTGGGTTTTGTTAGAAGCCTGCCGTCAGCTTTCCATTTGGAAGCAAGAATTTCCCACATTGGGGGCTTTAAATATCAGCGTCAACTTATCGGGAATTCAGCTCACCATTCCCGACTTACCCCAACGGATTGCCGACATTTTACGCGCCCACAACCTCAGCGGAGAAAATATTAAGCTGGAAATTACGGAAAGCATCTTGATGGAGAACGCCAGCAAAGCCACTGAACTCCTCGCCGAACTCAAACAACAGCAGATTCAACTGTGTATTGATGACTTTGGTACGGGCTACTCCTCTTTAAGTTACTTGCATCGCCTGCCCATCGATACGCTCAAAATCGACCGCTCCTTCATCAACCACATGGAAAGCGATTCTAAAAACGCGGACATTGTCAAATCGATTGTCAACCTCGCTCACAGCCTGGGCTTAAATGTGGTCGCGGAAGGGGTAGAAAACCGCGAACAGTTGATTATGCTGAAAGCCTTAGACTGCGAGGACGGTCAGGGGTATCTGTTTTCGCGACCGAAAAGTGCAGCGGATATTACAGAAGTTATGAAAACTTGGTCGGATTCTGCCCAAAGCGACCCCAGTCTCCTCCCCTCAATCGCCTAAACCGACGCTTGAGGGTTGGCTAGCTCATCTCGAATTCATCTAAAGAGAAATCGGGTAAATCGGGCGGTAAAATCATCCGGTTGAGCGTCACTTTGTGACTTTCCCGTTGGGTGGTGACTTCAACGGCGATCGCTTCTATCTGAATTTCCATACAGCCAAAGGGAACCACTAACTCTGTATGGGCTTCCAAGTGACCGAATAAATCGGGCGTCAGATCGGTTAACAGGCGCGGTCCTTCTAGGAGCGATCGCGTTTGTCGGTCTTGCAGCCATAATTTCACAAACAGGCGAGACTCCACTTGAGGCAATTTCACGCCAATTTGCAAAACCTCTCCAGCCACTAAATCCTCTAGGGGCACCTGCAACGCGGGCGTGGGGATCGGTTCCTCTTCTGGCAACACTCTAGGATTGACCTGAGAAATGGGCAGCGGTGCGGGTAAATTGACGTTTAGGGCTTGAGTCCCTTCCGGGCGGACTTCCCCTTTTTCCTCCAACGGTAATAACTGGGCGGCCCCTGGAGAAACGAACAGTTCGTCATCTACCACCACCTCATCGGCTTCTGAGTCTGCACCCAGTGGGGCAAGCATCACCTCTGGTTCGTCCTCGACCCACTCTTCGGTCGGTAGGGTTTGCTCCTCCTCTGCCGCGACGGGAAGCGCCTCCAGCGTCTCCGTTAAGTCTTCCTCAACAAACTCCTCTGCATCCCCTTGTGCTTCCTCAGAGGATTCTGCCACAACATAGGCTCTGGCGATCGCGCTCAACCGTTCGACAAATCGATCCTGCAAGCGCAGTGCCTTAAACGCCTCTTCCGCTTCTGGCGGCATTTTTTGTAACAATTCTGCCCCTGAAGGTTCCGAAGTTGGAATTTCCAAGGGAAAGGGGA from Desertifilum tharense IPPAS B-1220 carries:
- a CDS encoding EAL domain-containing protein, with protein sequence MSKLLRVLLVEDSEDDAELLLCELERNGCQTLHLRVDTAPAMQTALETQQWDIVIADYSMPQFSAIAALQLLQSKQLDLPFIIVSGSIGEETAVAAMKAGAHDYLIKGNLARLVPAIEREIREAQLRSERRQALEKLRYLAFYDELTGLPNRALFLEYLRQVSDSQSIRTASPSESPYGNRPSQEPFAVLFLDVDRYQIVKYSLGHLLADRLLVAMGRWLKNFRRSTDIIARVGIDEFAILLAPIQSLEEARNIAQKIHQALKAPFNLDGAVVFSTTSIGIVMSQVGYQQPEELLRAADIAMHHAKLEGRGQTTVFDINMQERAIQRLQLETDLQRAIKQQTRWGNSLPSHPPSAARANLQQLHLYYQPIISLKTGRVTGFEALVRWTHPTRGAVSPAEFIPIAEKTGLIIPLGEWVLLEACRQLSIWKQEFPTLGALNISVNLSGIQLTIPDLPQRIADILRAHNLSGENIKLEITESILMENASKATELLAELKQQQIQLCIDDFGTGYSSLSYLHRLPIDTLKIDRSFINHMESDSKNADIVKSIVNLAHSLGLNVVAEGVENREQLIMLKALDCEDGQGYLFSRPKSAADITEVMKTWSDSAQSDPSLLPSIA